One genomic region from Paroceanicella profunda encodes:
- a CDS encoding BatD family protein — MRRAALLLLLAPALPATAQQDAAAQGGPVMQVTFEETEAIPGQPLSLRLTVLAPTYFPEPPVWPGLEAPNLLVRLPERSTNPTSARVGGETWSGITRTYRISPMVPGAFSIPPQEVIVTYADPDTNAPVKATLHTQAIGFRGVLPEGAEGLDPFIAASALTLEQTVEGTPGAMKPGDSVTRTVKATVTGTSPMFLPHLLAPVAVEGLAAYPDAPAVAETDDRGELGGSRTESVTLVAEGGGSGAAPAVTLDWYNLTSGAVETATLEGFAITVDGPPAGASAGPRDWRAIALAGLAGLGAVAAGVLAFRRGRPVLVRRLGEARARRRASEPHAYARLRRVIASRDHARLRPALDRWAQRTTGPDPRAAPDIGAALAALGAARYGRAAPVQDDAAWNTLARELARARASALRTGRTVRSLPRLNPV; from the coding sequence GTGAGGCGCGCCGCGCTCCTGCTGCTTCTCGCCCCCGCCCTTCCGGCCACAGCGCAGCAGGACGCCGCCGCGCAGGGCGGCCCGGTGATGCAGGTCACGTTCGAGGAGACCGAGGCGATCCCCGGGCAGCCCCTGAGCCTGCGCCTGACAGTGCTGGCGCCGACCTACTTCCCCGAACCGCCGGTCTGGCCCGGCCTGGAGGCGCCGAACCTGCTGGTGCGCCTGCCCGAACGCTCCACCAACCCGACGAGCGCCCGGGTGGGCGGCGAGACCTGGTCCGGCATCACCCGCACCTACCGGATCTCGCCGATGGTGCCGGGGGCGTTCTCGATCCCCCCGCAGGAGGTGATCGTCACCTACGCCGATCCCGACACCAACGCGCCGGTGAAGGCGACGCTGCACACGCAGGCGATCGGCTTCCGCGGTGTGCTGCCCGAAGGCGCGGAGGGGCTCGACCCGTTCATCGCGGCCAGTGCGCTCACGCTCGAACAGACGGTGGAGGGCACACCGGGCGCGATGAAACCCGGTGACAGCGTGACCCGCACGGTCAAGGCCACGGTGACGGGAACGTCGCCGATGTTCCTGCCGCACCTGCTCGCGCCTGTCGCGGTGGAGGGGCTCGCCGCCTATCCGGACGCGCCGGCCGTGGCCGAGACCGATGACCGCGGCGAGCTCGGCGGCAGCCGGACCGAAAGCGTGACCCTGGTCGCCGAGGGCGGCGGCAGCGGCGCGGCGCCCGCGGTGACGCTCGACTGGTACAACCTCACGTCGGGCGCGGTGGAGACCGCCACGCTGGAGGGGTTCGCCATCACCGTCGACGGGCCGCCCGCCGGAGCCTCCGCCGGGCCGCGCGACTGGCGGGCAATCGCGCTGGCCGGGCTGGCGGGGCTCGGCGCGGTGGCCGCCGGGGTCCTCGCGTTCCGCCGCGGCAGGCCGGTGCTGGTCCGCCGGCTCGGCGAGGCCCGGGCGCGGCGGCGCGCCTCCGAGCCCCACGCCTATGCCCGGTTGCGCCGGGTCATCGCCAGCCGCGATCACGCCCGGTTGCGCCCGGCGCTGGACCGCTGGGCACAGCGCACCACCGGGCCGGACCCGCGCGCGGCGCCCGATATCGGCGCCGCCTTGGCCGCGCTCGGCGCGGCGCGCTACGGCCGCGCGGCGCCCGTGCAGGATGACGCGGCATGGAACACGCTGGCCCGGGAGCTGGCGCGGGCGCGGGCCTCCGCCCTGCGCACGGGCCGGACCGTTCGGTCCCTGCCGCGTCTCAATCCCGTATAA
- a CDS encoding response regulator transcription factor, which yields MHARTEQPTVVVIDDDDGVCEALCGLFQSVGLRTTCHGSVQEFVSAEPPARPSCIVLDIRLPGRSGLEFQESLARNGARRPVVLISAHVDVPMTVRAMKAGAVDVLTKPVREQDLLEAVHRAVTLDADLMTQAERSASLCTRYATLTERERQVMALVATGLLNKQIAARIDVTEATVKLHRGHVMRKMAAGSLPELVRMSDILGEAGSHKT from the coding sequence ATGCACGCCCGGACTGAACAGCCGACCGTCGTCGTGATCGACGACGATGACGGCGTGTGCGAGGCGCTGTGCGGCCTGTTCCAGTCGGTCGGGCTGCGGACGACATGCCATGGGTCCGTGCAGGAGTTTGTGAGCGCGGAGCCGCCCGCGCGTCCCTCCTGCATCGTCCTGGACATCCGGCTCCCCGGCAGGAGCGGGCTCGAGTTCCAGGAATCGCTTGCGCGCAACGGGGCCCGGCGGCCCGTCGTGCTCATCAGCGCGCATGTCGACGTGCCAATGACCGTTCGCGCCATGAAGGCCGGCGCGGTGGATGTCCTCACCAAGCCGGTGCGCGAGCAGGATTTGCTGGAGGCGGTGCACAGGGCGGTCACGCTGGATGCGGACCTGATGACGCAAGCGGAGCGGAGCGCATCGCTGTGCACCAGGTATGCCACGCTCACGGAACGCGAGCGTCAGGTCATGGCGCTGGTCGCAACCGGGCTGCTGAACAAGCAGATCGCGGCCCGGATCGATGTCACCGAGGCGACCGTCAAGCTGCATCGCGGACACGTCATGCGAAAGATGGCGGCGGGCTCCCTGCCGGAACTGGTCCGGATGTCGGACATTCTGGGCGAGGCTGGCTCACACAAGACGTGA
- a CDS encoding VWA domain-containing protein, with protein sequence MSPVELALGAFHFLRPFWLLLLPLIAWLWWMARRTRARRAVPRDGIAPHLRAALTVGARGARRLLPVDGVALALACLSLGAAGPTWSRMPDPFVARSAPVVVALRVAPSMEGTDVSPSRLERGTQKIRDLLALRAGARTALVAYAGSAHRVVPMTEDPGVMTPYLAGLTPEVMPREGDRAAEALALAEALLAGEDAPGAILFVTDRLDPADVAALDGSARPVAVLAMLPEGARDRGLDQLGTAQVVAVTPDAADIRRIDGMLNAAYRRAMLENTDQPWQDRGHWLAWPAALLTLLWFRRGWTLRWAAVLALAASLALPAPRAARAGGIADWFLTPDQQGSLALQRRDFGRAAELFSDPLRRGYALYRDGQYAAAVEVLDRVGTAAAAFLQGMAQLRSRAYRDGVRSFRTALDRDPDYPGAAANLAVAQRIVDYIEEAREQSDTGEDTGIGADDIVLDNEADRGAETETDAPEAGAAGLLTAEQWMNTVDTGTGAFLRQRFAIEALRASAPAPGGTAPGGTAPSDADKDSASGPDAGADTEASTGAGAGAGAGAGAGAEAGAEAGAGRTEDAR encoded by the coding sequence ATGAGCCCGGTCGAACTGGCGCTCGGCGCCTTCCACTTCCTCCGGCCGTTCTGGCTGCTGCTCCTGCCCCTGATCGCCTGGCTGTGGTGGATGGCCCGGCGCACCCGCGCGCGCCGCGCGGTGCCGAGGGACGGGATCGCTCCGCACCTGCGCGCCGCGCTGACCGTGGGCGCGCGGGGGGCGCGCCGGCTCCTGCCGGTCGACGGCGTCGCGCTGGCGCTCGCCTGCCTGTCGCTGGGTGCCGCCGGCCCCACCTGGTCGCGCATGCCGGACCCGTTCGTCGCCCGGTCCGCGCCGGTCGTCGTGGCGCTGCGGGTCGCCCCTTCCATGGAGGGCACCGATGTCTCTCCCTCGCGGCTCGAGCGCGGCACGCAGAAGATCCGCGACCTGCTCGCGCTGCGCGCCGGCGCCCGCACCGCGCTGGTCGCCTATGCCGGCAGCGCCCACCGCGTCGTGCCGATGACCGAGGACCCGGGCGTCATGACCCCCTACCTCGCGGGCCTGACGCCGGAGGTGATGCCGCGCGAGGGCGACCGCGCCGCCGAAGCGCTGGCCCTCGCCGAGGCGCTGCTCGCCGGGGAGGACGCGCCGGGCGCCATCCTCTTCGTCACCGACCGGCTCGACCCGGCGGATGTCGCCGCGCTCGACGGCAGCGCGCGGCCGGTCGCGGTGCTGGCGATGCTGCCCGAGGGCGCGCGCGACCGCGGCCTCGACCAGCTCGGCACGGCGCAGGTGGTGGCGGTGACGCCGGACGCCGCCGACATCCGCCGGATCGACGGGATGCTGAACGCCGCCTACCGCCGGGCGATGCTGGAGAACACCGATCAGCCCTGGCAGGACCGCGGCCATTGGCTGGCCTGGCCGGCGGCGCTGCTCACGCTCCTGTGGTTCCGCCGGGGCTGGACGCTGCGTTGGGCCGCGGTGCTGGCGCTGGCCGCTTCGCTCGCGCTGCCCGCACCCCGGGCGGCCCGGGCCGGGGGCATCGCCGACTGGTTCCTCACACCGGACCAGCAGGGCAGCCTCGCGCTTCAGCGCCGGGATTTCGGGCGGGCGGCGGAGCTCTTCTCCGATCCCCTCCGCCGCGGCTACGCGCTCTACCGCGACGGCCAGTACGCGGCGGCGGTCGAGGTGCTCGACCGGGTCGGGACCGCCGCCGCGGCCTTCCTCCAGGGCATGGCGCAGCTCAGGTCGCGCGCCTACCGCGACGGCGTGCGCTCCTTCCGCACCGCGCTCGATCGCGATCCGGACTATCCCGGCGCGGCCGCGAACCTCGCCGTCGCGCAGCGGATCGTCGACTATATCGAGGAGGCGCGCGAACAGTCCGACACCGGCGAGGACACGGGCATTGGCGCCGACGACATCGTTCTCGACAATGAGGCGGACCGCGGCGCGGAGACGGAAACGGACGCCCCGGAGGCCGGCGCCGCCGGTCTGCTGACCGCGGAGCAGTGGATGAACACGGTCGACACCGGCACGGGCGCCTTTCTGCGGCAGCGCTTCGCCATCGAGGCGCTGCGCGCCTCCGCCCCCGCGCCCGGGGGCACCGCGCCGGGGGGCACGGCGCCTTCGGACGCGGACAAGGACTCGGCCTCGGGCCCCGACGCAGGCGCAGACACAGAAGCGAGCACAGGCGCAGGCGCAGGCGCAGGCGCAGGCGCAGGCGCAGGCGCAGAAGCGGGCGCAGAAGCGGGCGCGGGCAGGACGGAGGACGCAAGGTGA